TAACCTTCGCTTCTCAGCTGCGGCGCTTGACCTTATATTTTCCTCCTCCAACTTAAATTGACAGGCAAGTACCAGCTCCTCATCCATATCGCAAAATGTCTTCTTCACATTGAGGGTCAGGTTCAGCACTGCTTGATTCCAGTGGTTTTGGGTGTTTCGCTCAATAGCTGGGAAGACAAGAGGAAAGATTACCTGGCGGTTATGTGCGATAAGGTTAAGGATGTGTTCATTGTTCCACAGCAAGTGGGCTCGTTCAGCCACctgaaacaaaaaaacatgTCATAGAGGGAAAAGAGAGGCATGAAAATAACATGAATTAGAAGCTTTATCGGTTGAATGATCAAGATCATGCTAATGTGTAGTTCTTAGTGTCAAGCAAAGCAAATTTTCAGTCAAACATATAATCTGAAAACTCAAGATGTACTAAGAATTGCAATTTGGCCGCCAATCTATGCAGTAGAATATTACCTGGTAATGAGAACTATTGAGGCAGCATCTTATGCGCCGGAACAATGGAACCATGATCCTTTGAAACTCATCCATGCTAGTCATTTCCAAAACCTCTTCTAACTCACTTAGAAACATCAACTCCTTCTGGCTATTTGTTACAGGCCAGAACTTCAACAAACCCTTTATTACAGTACTTGCCAACTTCGGATCCTTATCTATGAACTGTACAACACAATATGTCAATTGCTGATGATAAATACCCACTGACTTTGGTTTGTGTAGAGGAATAAGAGCCCTCCACAAAAATATCTTGTGTTCCTCCTTCAATGGCAAAGCAAACCCACTAATTACACTTCCAAAAATTTCCAACAGCTCAGAAATTCCATTATGCCTTTCAGTTTCGAAAACAAAACGATATATGATATTGCTGACAGCTTTCCGAATAAAGGGTCTGTGTACCATGAACTTTCCATAAATCCTATGCAGAATGGTTTTCAAACAGTCTCTTTCTCTTGGGTCCTCAGAGTCAAAGAGGTCAAGTAATTTTACGATAAAAGAGTGATCCACATGCTTTTTTGCCACCTTTATGTCAAGTGAAGTATAACTGATAAACCGAACCAGAAGATCATACACAATTTGCAGGTATGACCAAGAAGGATCAAACATTGGTTCTTCATCATCTGTTTCACCCCCAGTAAAATTAGATCGGTACTTAGGTGGAAAAACTCTAAACAGGTTGACTGCACACATTTTACACACAGCAGAAATTGCTGGTTCAGTGAACTTCACAGTCCCAGAAGAAACATAATCAACAAGTTCTATCAATGTTTCGCGTTTGAGATCTTGCTTAACTGGATCACTGGAATCAACAAACTCACAGCAAAGGTTCAGCTTACTGATAAATAGACTATGCTTCTGAGGGTTGGAAACCTCCTTGAAGGATAGATGGGGCTCCACTGCCTCAGCTCCAGCTGCAATGCTTGACGGGAAAACTGCTGAAGACACTCGCTTGACAACATTTAATTTGCTTGTAAGAGAACTCCCACCAATTGTACATTGGAACCCACTCCCCAAATTGGGAGTATTGTTGCCAGAATCACTCCCTGCAGAATCTAGTGAATCAGATTTTGACGACTTGCGAGGAAGTTTGCTTAGAATTTGCTTCAGCATGGTGGAAACCCTGCAAATTCCAACCAACATTCAACATGGCAGAATGACGTAGGAATCAAATCACTCCATCAATGCATAAAACTTTCACACATAATAGGTCATCATGACTTGTGAAGCTAAAAGACAGCGAAACTGCGATGAAGTTGAAGCCTTTGATCAGACAACTTCGGTTAGTCCATGGACTGTTAATCAGTAATATCTACATGACCACATTTCTTCAGTAAAATCCCGAACAAAAGCATAAACAAGTAACAACTGAAATGAATCTTTCAACCCCTTCAGCAGTACAGTTGCCAAAATAACCAATGCCATTCTTCAGCAGATGGTAAATCCAGATCAAACTCAAAAgcaatcaatttaaaacatgaaGAATTTATACACCAATAAAAATCTAAGAAATACTTCAATCTGACCAAAAAAGAAACGCATACTACAGAAagaaacaactttaaaacaagTCTCTAATTAGCAACAaatcataagataataaatgCATATAAAGTAATTAGATTTTGCTAAAACAAACAATGGAAACTCAGATCTGGAACAAAACAGAAGCATAACACAGATCTACACCAACCCGAGATCACAATTATCATAAAACCCtcttaaaaaggaaaatttggGCATGATCTACGCAATGCACAaacaaaattcatcaaaatcaagAACTTGAAGTCTATCCAAGTTAGCTAAACTGGACACAAACATtcaaggagagagaaagaggagagagaaacctGTTTTGGAGCTTCTGGGTGTGCTTGTGAAAACAACACAGAGAGACCCTTTTTAGCAAATGAGAGGAGCAGAGGAGGAGCTCTTGGTATCCACAAAACTACCCAAAATTACATTTTGGGTGAGAAATGAGAAAGCAATTTACTTTGGaacaaaagggaaagaaaaacaTGTAAGGCAggcagcagagagagagagagagagagagagaagtagagagagaaaggcagTGTTTGGCGTGAAAAAAGTGATGTATTGATCCACTATATCCTTTTATGTAGTACTAAAAGCTTAAGCTGGGGGGGCCTCCATGGGAGATCAATAAGAGGTCCTCGATTGAAGAGAAGAGGCGGTGTGGCATTTTCTGAGAACTGCAGGCACCGGTCTCCACCCAacaaaaattaaagtttaaaacTTTTGGGTTCAGTTGGTAGagagaataaaagaaagaaaataaattatatgaaaaaatagaaaaacaatatGAGAaatatttctcatattaatcTATGCTTGGCTGAGCTGAATAAGATCTGGATTGGATTTCCATTTGGTAAAAAGTTATGCTATTATTGTACTTGTGGGGCACCGAAAGGAGCCTTGTTGTGTACCAGGTTCGTTGGCTGGAGCACCAACCCAAACCTTTGTGTGTGTTGTTCCCTTTCTTAACTGATTTTTGCTGGCCCATTTGGTTAACTTGTGTTTTATTAGCCCTAAACAATCAAAGGGTAGATGGACATGACTAATAACCGACCCTAGTTATGTTAATGTGACAGTATTATTCTAAGTTCAAGTCGCAACTTGTGTTGCGGCATCTAGATGTTGAATGCGGCATCGAGACGATAGATTTTTGTCCATTGTCCTCACCGCGAAGGGTTTTGTTTCAATACAATTAGTGCGACAAAGCCTAGTTTGttgtacaaataagtttattttttcATCGCTTAAGGTCTTTTTTCATGACCTATGCATGAGGACTTGTGCACGATGAAGATTTCGTCGCCTTATTATTATTGCGACGGAAATTCTATTTGCGCGACTAAATGTTGTTTGTCGCGAAAACTGTTAAATGTAGTAGTGCATAGATTAAGTGCAAACATGTGTTATTAAACTTAAGATACCGTTATATTGCTATCCTACGTATAATTTGGCGAGGCATCGTCTAATTCTCCAACATGTTGCATATACTCTTTTTAACTTAGTTGGATTATTTAGGTAACTTGACTTTTATAAAGCAATATTGTAAGAGAAGAGTGTTCAATCCGCAATCTTCAATGCAAATAATGAATTTTATTAACCAATTTCGTAAGAGGttattttgaaaaagaaaagataaaagaatCATAATGCATGTTGGCGAATTTAACTAAAGGTTGATTTGTTCAATTGTTCCCCAAGACAAATGATGGGATCGACATGATAACTAGATGACAAAATATATTGCCAATCCTTTTTCTACCCCACAGGCTGCCCATTAATTAGTCGGTAAGCAGAATCATGtatattaaacaaacataaaacaaaattagaaGGTCGGAGTTTGCTTATTTGGCTTTGAAGAAGCAAAGAAGACCAAATGATTCACATAACAATAAGTTTGTTTTCCAATAACTTCAATCTTATCCCTTATACTGAACTTTCTTTGCAGAATTATGCTTGCCTGTAAAAGATGACATTCTAACAACATAAATACATTTTGGCTCCTTATACGCgatgatttatttttaatattataaaGGTCATATTGTGATATGCACTATGTTTCTTTTATTCGAGTAGTATTTTGATTAATCTAATCTACGACTGAAGGATTTGAACATGTGTGTAAAGAGAGTATCACACTGATATTCTAACTACACCGAATAAAGGGTGATTAGAGTGAAATATGTGAGTTATACCAATTATTCATATCATTGCCGTCTTTCTTGTATTCAAGTTTGAAAATGTTATTTAGTTTTAAATGAAGGTATTGATTTGGGGGAATTTAATAGCAAATTGCACATGACTTGTGATTCAGTACATGTACTTATCCATGACACGATGATGTtgtcaaaaaacaaaagaagagatCATTTCTGGATCTCTTCTACCAAGATCATCGAATCAAGTGATCCGGACCTTTAATCATCGAATCAAGTGATCCGGACCTTtaaaatttcatccaacggttaaaaattattataatttttaagaaGTCAAAACAAATGAGTTGTTGAATAAAATTTCAAACGTTCAGATCACTTGATCTGATAACCTTAATAGAAGAGATCTGAAAATGATCTCTTCTCAAAAAACAAAAGCTAGTGCACATTTCTGCCATAAACTATGGAGCTATTATTACTAACCAAAGGATCAATTTGCAGCAAAAGTACTATGGCAGAGTTACTTTTACTGGTACAGCtgtaattaaaatcaaatatccACTGAAAAACATAAGGCTAAAAGCagaaaaaggttaaaaaaaggTTCAGTCAGGTTAATTTCTCTCTTATTTTTCTGACCAAAATGGTTTTAACAAGGAAATAGGGACCCCATTTATGTGTACATGATGAGCAGTACCATTTGTATTCATGGTCAGGAAGGAATCTGAGCCCTTGGAGCTGCAAAATAATTACATCAAATATTATACGACTACcttttaaagaaataaataaataaaatgaagaaaattaaaagggatTACCTATCCCAACAGCTTCTGAACTTTTCATCAACCGAATACGCTTGCATGATTCCATAAACATCCTGCAAttaattggaagaaaaaaaacaacgaAGAAAGTATGGTTATAGATTTAGGTTGGACAAGTCACATGAAAGCAATAGCATAACCAAACTTAAAtccaaagagaaaaaaaaaacaaaacctatGATGAACAAAGAAATAGACCAAACCCTTGTCACCCAAACCGGCTCTACATTAATTTACACAACAGTGTTAAATCAAGACTTGCATAGCTGGTGGAGAATCGACCAAGTTATGTTTGAATTTACAGTTTATCATATAATCGTCCTACCAACCAAACTCTACTAACACCTCTTTTGGAGGTTCCGTGAGAATTGAATTTGGATCGCTACTATTGACATCACTTAATTTTGAGTTGTCAACCGAACTATCTTAATTTTGAGTTGTCAACTCAACTATATATAACCTTGGAGTTTAACATGCAGACTTACTCTATTCGCTTGCTACATATATATCTAAAcacattaatatttaattttatgaaatgtttttgcatatttgtgACAACGTTTTCTTTACATGCATATGTAACTCAGTACTGTAGTAATTAACTTACTTCCAAGGGACGTCTCCAACTAACATCCAGTCTCCATCCTTGTCTTCATATGTCAACACATATTGATCCATTCCTTTCGCTGCAGGTTTCATAACCTCATTGCTATCCTCAATACACTTACCTAAAACATTACCAAGATTAATTACTAACCTTGTATCTATTAATTAGTGCTTGTATCACAAATTTATATTGGTATAACAACTAGTTAATTaacgagaaatttttaattgtgacgggaacacgagtggtacaccacgtgtttttatataagtggtgagaaattttattttttaagttattaacttttgaacacatatatcccaccatttatttaacgacacgtggtgtaccactttgTGTGACGGTCACATCGAAAAATATCTcttaattaacaagtactagCTAGAGTTTAGCTTAATTATAACTAAGtaggctttttagctaaaaggATCTTTGATACTGGCATAACTTTTTACTTGGGTCCTTGACAATGAAaattgataaaagtggtccTTGAGTTTGTCCACTGTAAATCATTTTGATTATTCTGTGAAAAATTTATCAATATCCTCGTTAAAGTGTCACATGAACGATCATGTGACCACATTTTTAAGGGTGTTTTTGTCAAACCAAGCCCTCCATTTAATGATTATATTGACATATTTTtgtagaatgaccaaaataattgacggAAGACAAACTCAAGAAcgacttctatcgattttcattgttatagaccaaaatgaaaaattatgtcATACCAtaaaccattttgactaaaaatcCTAACTCTATATAATACTGACCACTTATGGTTAAGGAAGGGAACATTCGCTCTAATGCTCTCAATAGCTCTTGATAACTTCTGTACATCTCCAAGTCTAGTTTACGTAGATAAGGAGCTCCATCTGCGCTCACTTTAACATACTTTCTGATGCTCCGCACCACCACCAACGCCTTCTGTCTCATCGATCTTACCGGCGGCCACCCAACTATTCTTGCTCTGAATATAACACGCAGTTCGTTAGATAAAGCTGAAATGAAAATGTCGACAGTCAAGCGGCTAAACAAGTACTGATGGTTAGTCAACTTTTGACATGGATATATAATTCTTGAAGTACAAATTGAAAACTGAACTATTTGATATCACACGTCGGAACTACTGCATGTCCGAAACAACATATACAAGTTAAAACAAAATCTTAACTTTGCAGCTGGGGCTTTGATGACGGAGGTAGTTGTTGTACAACTACTACTAGATGATGAGCTGCCAAGTGGTTCGCTGGCTGCAGAGCTTTTCTGCAGGCTAATTTGATCAACGGTATCCATGAAACCACGTTTCTTCGAACTGCTATTACTACTACTTATCTTGAAGTTGAACCCTCCAAAGACACGAGGATGGTTGTAATCTGACGTCGTACCAGGTAACCCTAAGGTGAGCTCAGTGTCCTTAAACTCCATGCTTTCATTTGCTGACATCAATTTTCCGGCCGTTCAGCACTATGTGAACGTGTGCAGGTCGTTTGCTTCGCTGTTAAATATATAGAGAACAGGAGGGGAGGCGGAGGTATAAAAATTCAATGGCACGAGGGGTGGCGAATAAGGCCACGTGGGGTCCGGTGCGGGAGCATTGCTTGCGGTTGAATGCATGGCTTGACAGTAGCAGCTTAAAAGTTTGTGCCGGCTGTCGGTACATCCAATCCGATTCTGTTTCTGTCACTCTCTCTGAATCGGCATCCATACATGATTACTAAATTTACCATATTGCTTAGCCTGTCTATTTCTTTGTATGGTTATATGGGGAAATTTCACATCATCGTCAGTACTTGCTGGCAGAAAATTTTGTAGGCAATATAAGGATAAGTTACAAAATCTTGCAGGCAATATAGACTAAAGTTACGTGGTGTACTCTTCTATATATTATAAAGACACGTgttataatttaaataaaataacaatattACGTAGTCATGTTTTAAGTACATGAAAAATTATTCATGCTAATTGTTGTGCAGACATATATAATTCATCAAGATCCTCCAATTAGCGTATCCTATAATcctcttgtttttattttagtagATATAATACGGTATATCACTTAGATTTTGATTTATAGAATCACAATATTTCTCTAGGGAAAGGTATTTGAATTTGAGACCTCAAACATTCGGAGAAATATGTAACTAGACGAAATGTTAGTTCAATTCATAACATCATATGAATTAGAGTTTTCAACTCTTCTGGGATCTAGCCAAACATACGGAATACTAGAGTGAAACCAATATTTATTGAGTACAACATATTGTTAGACATACATATTTTATATATCACATTTATATACTAACTAATGTGACAGTTGATGTGGTCGTTCATGTTATCTACCACGTCATAAGCTCGTTTTCATCAAGTTCAAATAAATGATCTAATTGAATCCAAGAAACCGACACATTATTTACGCCAACTGTTCTAAACCAACACCTTTGCCTCCTTTAAAATTTGAACACGACTTATAAAATATATGTTCTAAAAGCAACAAAACATATATACAGCCGTTTTCACATCCACTCTCAGAAAAACCCCATACAATATGTGAGTATCTGGTCAAAAGAAAGATGGTTTGGAAGTCGAGAAAATTATAATGATAACAAAGTAATTAATTAGCCGTTTTATAACCGTTAATCAACTTGGATCCATGAACTCAACTCTCAAagtgtaaataaaattttaaaaccgTGGGGGAAGTCTGGAAGATGACTCATCCACCCGCTAAAGTGTTTCAATTTCAAGTTCCCAAATTAAAGGGTGAAATAAGTCGACAAGCATGTGGCAAGTGTTGGAATGTCGACTACGTGTTGCCTTCCGATTCGttgaatccaaattcaacaagTGGCAGCCGCGAAAAGGAAAATGAATATGCTAAATTGCTAAACCAGCACCCAGATTTACACAACCAGTTTTGACTTTAGATTAGTTGTTaatcttctttatttttcttaatccagttaatatttaattaaacattTACTTAAACCCTTGTTTACTGCCGAAACCTCACTATATAAGACATTGACGAGATTCAAAGGATTAGACATCAATCATCTAATTCATAGCGGTGGATTCagaaaaaatttcttttttaaagTAAGATAAAGTTCACACACTATTTTTACAAATTGCTCAACCACTGGCGGAACCAATGTGGGGGCATTGGCATCACTTGACCCCAATAACCTTGTCAAGTTATCCCCTTGAAAATTTTATGCACCTGTATAGCAACACTGCTTCAGCACGTTGCTTTGTTAACTTATCCCAAAAATCTTTTACTTCTAAACTTATccttaagaaaatgaaaattaatttttaattaatacttttttaatttaacaaaGCTACTACGTTGAAAGGAATTAGTAACCTTGTACAAAAGTTGGTAGAGACAAAGAAGGATAGACAGTATCCCTTGGTGCTTGTTAGTGAAATTAGCATTGATTTTACCTGTTGCAACTATTTCGGTTGAAAGAGTTTTTTGGTGATGAAAATTGTGGAGAATCCACATCGTAATAGGATGGGTAGATCAATAGTTGAATGATAGTTGGTTGTGTACAATGAGAAAGATGTATTTGATTCTACTGATAATGGTGTTGTAAGACGATGTTTCGAAAATATAAGAACATGTCGTTTAcaattataaatgaaagtatgatCGATTTTTTAAAGCTATTTTTTGACCCCATTACTTTAAATTCCTGGCTCCGCCACGGCTCCCAACCCTGCCTCGGCCTCTTAGAGGCATTTAGTTAAACCATTTGAGCCATACTCAAAGGATACCATGAAATGAATATTGGACAACTTCATGTATAAGATTAGTGGGAAGTGAGAGCATTTGCATGCTTGGTTTTGATGCATAATTAAtgtgttaaatatttttttttttaacagtcaatatctacactaaggggagggaagTGTGCTTAGTCatacaatgagctagcaataatgtagttcaaattctcctttgacgagaatcgaacctaagacctctcacttaccattgaagagtgaagaagaataccactaaaccgtagtactaagtggcaaataatatttaatattcATAATTTCTTAGCCATTGtacctaggggtgggttcggtacggttaccgtaccaaaaccctcgtaccaattaccgtaccaaactttcggttttgtaaaatctattaccattaccataccaaatTTTCGGTATACcaaagttcggtattgccaaatgttcggttggcatggtatggcaatggtaattgccactttattttaagacaatttgtttttgctttgttcAACATTTCATAATTTATGCCTCTGTAATAAGACAAAGGTATATAAACCAAATGCATAGACGGAAGAAAATTCTCATAACAAGTGCCCAAATGGATTTCGGATTTACACCTTCAAATGGATTTACAGCCGCATAAAATGTTGATGAATTACTTGAAAATTATAAGCTTGAAACAAAAAATGGAAACATAAAGCAGTACTATAGGTCTACTTCCTCACCTTAGCAGTACCGGTTGATTATTCAACAGAAGCATAAAGCACCACTATGGCACTACTACAAGACTCACCTCTTTAACTTAAACCTCACCTTAGCTGCTGATATCTCATAAattgtagcctaaattcatctattattcacaATTCACATACACAATAATTTAAATGATACATCAAGATTCataatgaaaattaagcttacaatccatatagaagttacaaaccaaaacaaatagaagttaacaatccaaatagaagttaaagtttcaaactaaatgaaaattgaaactaaacttcaaaaggtaaaattcattgatcaattcttcaagtttaagatgtcgaagcttttggagaAGACATTGAACTTctagaatattataaatatatattatagtttataaatatgtgttatattatatattatattatattttcggtacggtacggtaataccgtggtaatggtattcattaccaataccgtaccacgaactttcggtacggtacaataccgtaccattaccgttggcacaaaaaatttggcacaaaatcggtatggcacggttggcaattcggttggcatggcaatttggcaaaaaaatccacccctaattGTACCTAGTCATCGTTCGTCTATCTTTTGTTCGTCATGGCCTCCTTCTCTTCGTCCTCTACTCCAAATCCCAGCGTCACGAACTTCGTCAAACTATCCGATTCTAACTATATTGAATGTGATGTTATGTTATAATTTATGTAATCAATGTACTTGGTTTCAATTAAGCAATTGGGGATTGGTGCCTAATCATGTGAGGGTCACATGCTGGGTTTTGAGCTTTCAACCTATTCATGTGCAATTGTACATGCATGAGTTGTATTAAGAACAAAACACAGCCATTAAATATGTGTTTTTTCCTCTTTGGTTTTTAATAATAGCATCTTAATTTGGGAttaatagtgttttttttttctttctttataatATGGACTTTAATCAAACACCAATTTGAAGTTTCATAAGAGGCCCATTGGAGAAAGTCTCGGCCACAACTTAGGTAGAATACCCAACCCAATAACCTCACCACACAATTCATCTTTCAGCCCAAATGTGaattacttttcaatttattCATTTTCCAGCTGAAAAGATCAATACaaataagggtttttatcacaaatgatctttgaaattaagcctcaccatcaagatgattcttgaaattaaaaatcaatcaatgtagtccctaaaAATAGGTGTCGCGAGTCAATGTGGTTCTTCCGTCACAATtcagtaaaaaaaatttgttaagtgttgatgtggcacataaataggTCCCATAAGTTATTTttctcacaaatggtccttgaaattgacccgcGACATtaaaatggtctctgaaattgaaaatcgatcaatgtagtctTGCAAGTAAGTGTCCTAAATCAATGCTCAGTTTCAAGGACCATTGTTTTGGTTAGCCACTTTCAaaccgttttccggccaaaaaaGGGCAAGTTAGCCATCAAgaaaggtatcattctctttgtctcatcgagaaatatgattttcatttttgaatcacccgatttcgttgagtattgaaaaagttatgaacgtttaaagtttacccagtttctggcgagttttccagttttcccgcggATCAGTCACTTTTCAGgatattttccggccatctttGGCAACCAttaggcttccaaataggtataatcttgttctacactttcctgtcttcattttgatatattatggatcAAATTTAGTTAAGaatcgattgagttacgaagctttgaaaattgcccaaagagtttttaacggaatgaccaaaatcatggatggtggacaatctcatggaccatttttattgattttcaatctcagtgaccatttatattgattatgcaaatctcagagaccattttggctatttagccaaaaaaaattacaaataggtttaataatttaatagttaataaaaagttGTAAACCCAAAAACGTCATGCAATCACCTCTTATCCCAATCCACATTCCTCTACCTCATTTGCTGTCCATTCTCTAAatcctcacaaccttaatcttgggAAGCTTGTTCGGCGCTTCCCTGGTGGTCTGGTGACTCAAAGAATAGCGAGGTTTGCCTCATGATAATGATGTTATAACCAAGGTGCATatattgttggttgaaaactatttctAAACCCCCTCTTAGGCCTTTAAAAATTTATGGAATGGATCTCTCTTCGAAGTAGGCCCTactataagaagaaaaaaaatcattgtgGCGGAATGATTATATTGATTtgtgacacctattttcaaaGACTACAttaatcgattttcaatttcagagaccatcttgatggtgtgggTCATTTTCagagaccatcttgatggtgtgtGTTAATTTCGGAGaccatttgtaataaaaaccCATGAATCTTGTGAGGCCTGTTTAAGTGTCACATTTGCACTTAACgaaatttttaacagaattatgacggaatgactacattgatttgcaacacctattttcagggactacattgattgattttcaattccagagaccatcttgatggtgagagtcaatttcaaggaccatttgtggtaaaaaccctaaaaataaatATCAACGGAGCCTAGGACATTTAAGGGTGGGTACAGATCGGTTTGATAcagttgttttttttaaaaaatgcaACTTTTAATTTTCACACCTTTTTGCAGATGCGGTAAGGATAATATTCTAAGTCATTTAGAAACAATAATACCATTTGTTGAGTCAAATTAGtagttttttattgaatttttaaCTTGAATACTAAAAACTACTAGCAGAAAGCCCACCCCTATCCTCTAActttttgattgaataaatcaaataaaaaccAAGAGACAAACAAACAGAAGCATACGCAAGAAGAAAATGTGTTCGACAATCATCTCCCGCCGAAAAACTGGGGCTTCtagtttgagaaataaaataaaaaattgatgaaGCAAAGAATGCAATACAAAAGAAGGTCATTATTCATTAAGACACCAATCTTCCAACTAAACGATCTAAATGTGAACCAATGAATAAATTTTGCCATATCTAACCAGAAAAGTGCCAAAAATATACAGTCTTGTTGTCTTTTGCCCTGTGTTTAACCAAGGCAATTAACCTGGAGTCAGTCTCCCACACAGCGAAAGGTTCCGAGTGGCACAAATCAATAAAATTACAGGCAAAAACCACCATGGGCGAGCAAAGCATAACGAGAGAGACTATTAgtgcggagagagagagagagagagagagagagagagagagagagagagagagagagagagagtgagagaagaGTACACAAGGGCTAATTACAAAGGGACTACATTTTTATCCTTTTTGCAAAGATGACAGATGGGAGggaatatatatatctataggATGAAGAAACATATATAAATCCGAGAAACATGAGCATGTTTCTACACAAGCAATGGGCACAGGCCGAAGGGACCGATGTAGTCCCAGCCACAACGAACCCAATGTTTTGCTATGCGCTTTCCCCTGGAAGATGACCCACAATCCCAAGACTGTTGGCGTATTTGGGCTTCCACTCGGTCCTTCCCCTCACAATCTCGGCCCCCTCCTCGAGCCGAAGCATGTGCTGGCACTCCACCCCGCCATTACTTCCCAGGTTGCCGATATCAGCACCTG
Above is a window of Malus sylvestris chromosome 15, drMalSylv7.2, whole genome shotgun sequence DNA encoding:
- the LOC126601586 gene encoding serine/threonine protein phosphatase 2A 57 kDa regulatory subunit B' kappa isoform-like, coding for MLKQILSKLPRKSSKSDSLDSAGSDSGNNTPNLGSGFQCTIGGSSLTSKLNVVKRVSSAVFPSSIAAGAEAVEPHLSFKEVSNPQKHSLFISKLNLCCEFVDSSDPVKQDLKRETLIELVDYVSSGTVKFTEPAISAVCKMCAVNLFRVFPPKYRSNFTGGETDDEEPMFDPSWSYLQIVYDLLVRFISYTSLDIKVAKKHVDHSFIVKLLDLFDSEDPRERDCLKTILHRIYGKFMVHRPFIRKAVSNIIYRFVFETERHNGISELLEIFGSVISGFALPLKEEHKIFLWRALIPLHKPKSVGIYHQQLTYCVVQFIDKDPKLASTVIKGLLKFWPVTNSQKELMFLSELEEVLEMTSMDEFQRIMVPLFRRIRCCLNSSHYQVAERAHLLWNNEHILNLIAHNRQVIFPLVFPAIERNTQNHWNQAVLNLTLNVKKTFCDMDEELVLACQFKLEEENIRSSAAAEKRRLTWERLETAAGVQPVACNFLSPIKPPACPVVC
- the LOC126601592 gene encoding auxin-responsive protein IAA1-like, producing the protein MSANESMEFKDTELTLGLPGTTSDYNHPRVFGGFNFKISSSNSSSKKRGFMDTVDQISLQKSSAASEPLGSSSSSSSCTTTTSVIKAPAAKARIVGWPPVRSMRQKALVVVRSIRKYVKVSADGAPYLRKLDLEMYRSYQELLRALERMFPSLTISGKCIEDSNEVMKPAAKGMDQYVLTYEDKDGDWMLVGDVPWKMFMESCKRIRLMKSSEAVGIAPRAQIPS